In Tubulanus polymorphus chromosome 8, tnTubPoly1.2, whole genome shotgun sequence, one genomic interval encodes:
- the LOC141909671 gene encoding stromal cell-derived factor 2-like — translation MAASSTAGSYVFGLFLTVFGVLLALSQGKEFEYQYVTCGSVLKLLNIRNNVRLHSHDVKYGSGSGQQSVTGVGSTDDHNSYWTVKGKMGSPCVRGTPIKCGHVIRLTHLSSKKNLHSHHFSSPLSGNQEVSAFGDKGGGDEGDHWSVECEETYWDRGEHFQLKHVVTGQYLHVSGDTYGRPIHGQKEISAHSYANHDGSVWKVMEGIYVKPNEDSMLNGATGGSSVHRDEL, via the exons ATGGCGGCGTCCAGTACAGCGGGAAGTTACGTTTTTGGTCTGTTTTTGACCGTGTTCGGCGTCTTATTGGCGTTATCGCAAGGAAAGG aatttgaatatcaatatGTAACGTGTGGTTCGGTGCTGAAACTGTTGAATATCAGGAACAACGTACGTTTACATTCACATGATGTTAAGTACGGCTCCGGCAGCGGACAACAG TCAGTGACAGGTGTAGGCAGTACTGATGACCACAATAGTTATTGGACTGTGAAAGGAAAGATGGGAAGTCCATGCGTGCGCGG aacgcCAATAAAATGCGGACATGTCATCCGTTTGACACATTTATcatctaaaaaaaatttacaCAGTCACCATTTTAGTTCGCCCCTGTCGGGAAACCAGGAGGTCAGCGCGTTCGGAGATAAAGGCGGTGGAGATGAGG GTGACCACTGGTCTGTGGAGTGCGAGGAAACTTACTGGGACCGAGGAGAACATTTCCAGCTGAAACATGTCGTCACTGGGCA GTATCTACATGTATCCGGTGATACGTACGGGCGCCCGATACACGGCCAGAAAGAGATCAGCGCGCACAGCTACGCGAATCACGACGGCAGCGTGTGGAAAGTGATGGAAGGAATTTACGTCAAACCGAACGAAGACTCGATGCTGAACGGCGCCACCGGTGGCAGTTCGGTGCACCGCGACGAACTTTAA
- the LOC141909778 gene encoding uncharacterized protein LOC141909778, protein MYRGCDGAVLVLIQVVILFFCSILGFDKVSWDVYVTTGELHFHGAESPVYLMIIGTPPTRERRTEFVSLGRGFHQGTVKRANIRVKVVGEPSAVRLKLGGSDVVARDDQTTTVNGTDTTSEEWLPEKVVLNGIQGDSFVRYEFDCNNWILSGQWAEFNRSRELKTILYVPTERTTQDTVTIRRLHSGSGVAYTIVGAFILAVGSALMLLALYIFYRHRCLSNNRNTDTDMIVATTSSASVDSPPAGDATSRVADDAFHGIYYNPNYDNDQEQIKISTIGGTFY, encoded by the exons ATGTACCGCGGCTGCGACGGCGCTGTGTTGGTTCTGATACAAGTCGTTATCTTATTCTTCTGTTCAATTCTAGGTTTCGATAAAG TTTCCTGGGATGTTTATGTCACAACCGGCGAGCTTCACTTTCACGGAGCCGAATCGCCCGTTTATCTCATGATCATCGGGACGCCGCCCACCCGCGAGCGCCGAACCGAATTCGTGTCGCTGGGCCGCGGCTTCCACCAGGGCACCGTGAAACGAGCGAATATCAGGGTCAAGGTCGTCGGAGAGCCGAGCGCCGTCAGACTGAAACTGGGCGGAAGTGACGTCGTCGCGCGAGACGACCAGACGACGACAGTGAACGGCACAGACACAACGAGTGAAGAATGGTTACCGGAAAAG GTTGTCCTGAACGGTATCCAAGGTGACTCTTTCGTCCGGTACGAATTCGACTGCAACAATTGGATACTCAGTGGACAGTGGGCGGAGTTTAACCGGTCACGTGAATTGAAGACAA TTTTATACGTCCCGACGGAGCGCACTACAC AAGACACCGTAACGATTCGCCGTCTGCACTCAGGAAGTGGCGTCGCATACACGATAGTGGGTGCTTTCATTTTAGCTGTCGGATCCGCGTTGATGTTACTCGCCTTGTACATATTCTATCGTCACAGATGCCTTTCAAATAACCGCAACACGGACACTG ACATGATCGTTGCGACTACATCATCTGCGTCAGTCGATTCGCCACCAGCAGGTGACGCCACGAGTCGTGTAGCAGACGACGCGTTTCATGGAATTTATTACAACCCGAATTACGATAACGACCAGGAacaaataaaaattt CTACAATCGGAGGAACTTTTTACTGA
- the LOC141910215 gene encoding uncharacterized protein LOC141910215, protein MEMPLKWTTFLGAVCFCMLLALVDGSTIKWLHLVDYGSSVDIDCNTNRTLNANTADDIAWILPDNKQVANGYNDGKLIVTNNGANLRIERVSAADTGFYHCLLVNGTQRLLVKRGLNIYGPEWNNLAEVYKYGAFVGGIAAAVLLVLISGACLVYKFRWVDPAKRNRRKYGAQPLPPKNGIVNQGAIVGVEMVEVTTEPAAPSVIQTTETVTTVESVEKTEL, encoded by the coding sequence atGGAAATGCCGTTAAAATGGACTACCTTCTTAGGGGCGGTTTGTTTCTGTATGCTCCTGGCGCtcgtagatggcagcaccatcaAGTGGCTACACTTGGTCGATTACGGGTCATCGGTTGACATCGACTGTAACACGAACCGAACCCTGAACGCGAACACGGCAGACGATATCGCCTGGATACTTCCGGACAATAAACAGGTCGCCAATGGTTACAACGACGGAAAACTGATCGTGACGAATAATGGTGCGAATTTACGAATTGAACGCGTTAGCGCTGCCGATACCGGATTCTACCATTGTCTTTTGGTGAACGGTACTCAGCGGCTGCTGGTCAAACGAGGTTTGAATATCTACGGACCGGAATGGAATAATTTGGCCGAGGTTTATAAATATGGCGCCTTCGTCGGTGGAATAGCTGCGGCTGTATTATTGGTGCTGATTTCCGGCGCGTGTTTGGTGTATAAGTTCCGGTGGGTGGATCCGGCGAAACGCAACCGGCGTAAATATGGCGCCCAGCCGTTACCGCCGAAAAACGGTATCGTAAACCAAGGCGCCATCGTGGGAGTAGAAATGGTTGAGGTTACGACTGAACCGGCGGCGCCATCTGTAATTCAAACGACGGAAACTGTGACGACGGTTGAATCGGTCGAAAAAACGGAACTTTGA
- the LOC141910014 gene encoding gamma-glutamyl hydrolase-like, which translates to MDSNVIATEYPRRPVIGILAQDSFNEEEKTEGEQLVYGFIVKFVQMGGALVVPVWLGCGDDYYETMMTRINGLVLPGAYTNDPLNSPYATTAHKLIRRAMELNDAGVYFPIYGVCAGLQTFTAFVTGENLLKECDTYRLRNKLETTSDGDINSSRLLGSLSNKALNILMNEPAVLHMHYYGVRYQDFVSDSRLTDYFHVYSTNKDRKGETIVSTIEAKDYPFCLMQWHADKYSFFNSTRIFTPWSPDFIQLGSEVALFVAKEAMKNTQCFASIEEETSLLIENPKNARKVFFPFREIGYYPSAADGVAV; encoded by the exons ATGGATTCAAACGTGATAGCGACGGAATATCCCCGACGTCCAGTAATAG gAATTTTGGCCCAGGACTCGTTCAATGAAGAGGAAAAAACCGAAGGCGAACAACTGGTTTATGGATTCATTGTGAAATTCGTGCAGATGGGTGGCGCCCTCGTTGTACCAGTTTG GTTGGGTTGCGGTGACGATTACTACGAAACCATGATGACTAGAATTAACGG ATTAGTCCTCCCGGGCGCTTATACGAATGACCCTCTGAACTCGCCGTATGCCACGACCGCCCATAAACTTATTAGACGCGCTATGGAG CTTAACGATGCTGGCGTATATTTTCCTATTTACGGAGTGTGCGCCGGTCTTCAAACATTCACCGCCTTCGTCACCGGCGAAAACCTGCTGAAAGAGTGCGACACCTACCGACTGCGAAACAAACTAGAAACCACTTCCG ATGGAGATATAAATTCAAGCCGATTATTGGGAAGTTTATCAAATAAAGCTTTGAATATCCTAATGAACGAACCTGCCGTACTTCACATGCACTACTACGGCGTCAGATACCAG GATTTTGTAAGTGATTCCAGATTGACCGATTATTTCCACGTTTATTCGACGAACAAAGATCGTAAAGGAGAAACCATCGTTTCTACTATCGAAG CTAAGGACTATCCGTTTTGTTTGATGCAATGGCACGCGGACAAATACAGCTTTTTCAACAGTACCAGAATTTTCACTCCTTGGTCCCCAGATTTCATCCAACTTGGCAGCGAGGTAGCACTATTCGTCGCAAAAGAAg CCATGAAAAATACGCAATGTTTCGCTTCAATCGAAGAAGAAACTTCGCTTTTGATCGAAAACCCGAAAAATGCGCGAAAAGTGTTCTTCCCATTCCGGGAAATCGGTTATTATCCTTCAGCAGCAGACGGCGTTGcggtttga
- the LOC141909718 gene encoding uncharacterized protein LOC141909718: MSLLAGLPTPRDVERADKTLAKLLTSERTMADVVHFKQEYGRRLQQRTARKRKRSGIHNNQHQDTNAATASELMETNKVTNEIVLLVEKYEKLDTSWATNSKPRFTATELAYLAILRSKQFCLPIRDIYNYILNAFGHHFQAADQNAWRNAIRHTLSKTRCFFKLDRRRLRDGTGGQAAKAAILSRRMYIWGIVPETVPRFFHGDYRVDKDDKKYLADVYESHDIDGFWHHVTEVIDNIHEPLKADASSDVNDDFSSIDDKRGRTRKIAPRHACRSLPPGGVPRHTFISLAELDQHNEIHELANTIEETQISSRWYDDVDVGESHHDGYRISDVQPYKPPEGGEHYLKMIRDHTLAERCSGLDLIRDDFMLNAAAEQQRDYQQSNSPERTHTPPSGLDVHHLTAVPEQLSASHGQYLYYEQQHQGQAVQDHAEMAPHYLHQQSNWHQLPKMASLSNYYGQDKYSYGGGVGYEMYYPVAQPGMMSYPVYQSTGYQQHYQNLQSEYQHQFAGYPHHLTGYQHQQPPSAHVSQQKMPNESLQQPLLVQQQYERQANQVLAPGQDSTALNDAYRATNTSAPAIDRKSNNLDSHISSNNAQPGGSDMNYDTYPHLPQQVKIVPKKTPRGSSDTNQNTHGHHTPQEVTSRVMFYHKTQNTSDDFILCPISGQLKTGSHAGRHRRRNKRDSTKSNGRSDNSTAQRHEERQPFEDGSSGDCGATERDTENLTTDDLGDEGADEIKPSVST; encoded by the exons ATGTCTTTATTGGCCGGATTGCCGACGCCTCGGGACGTCGAACGAGCAGATAAAACACTGGCAAAGCTGCTGACCAGCGAACGAACGATGGCCGACGTAGTTCACTTCAAACAGGAGTACGGCAGACGATTACAGCAGAGGACGGCGCGTAAACGGAAACGATCCGGAATTCATAATAATCAGCACCAAGACACGAATGCAGCGACGGCAAGCGAGCTGATGGAAACAAACAAG GTGACCAATGAAATCGTGCTACTCGTCGAAAAATACGAAAAACTGGACACGTCCTGGGCAACCAACTCGAAACCTCGATTCACCGCCACCGAACTGGCCTATCTGGCCATCCTGCGGTCGAAACAATTCTGTCTCCCGATCAGAGATATTTACAATTACATCCTGAACGCGTTCGGCCACCACTTCCAGGCGGCCGATCAAAACGCCTGGCGCAACGCAATCCGCCATACTTTGTCGAAAACGAGGTGCTTCTTCAAACTGGATCGGCGTCGCTTGAGGGACGGAACCGGCGGACAGGCGGCGAAGGCGGCCATTTTGAGTCGTCGCATGTATATATGGGGTATCGTGCCCGAAACGGTACCTCGATTCTTCCACGGCGACTACCGCGTCGATAAGGACGACAAGAAGTACCTGGCCGATGTCTACGAGAGTCACGATATAGACGGGTTCTGGCACCATGTTACCGAAGTGATAGACAATATTCACGAACCGTTGAAAGCGGACGCTTCCAGCGACGTGAACGATGATTTTAGTTCCATCGATGACAAAAGGGGACGTACGAGAAAAATCGCGCCTCGCCACGCGTGCAGATCTCTACCGCCAGGCGGCGTGCCAAGACATACGTTCATATCGTTAGCAGAACTTGACCAACACAACGAGATACACGAGTTGGCGAACACGATCGAGGAGACGCAGATATCCAGTCGATGGTACGATGACGTGGATGTTGGCGAGAGTCATCACGATGGCTACCGTATAAGCGACGTGCAGCCGTATAAACCGCCAGAGGGCGGGGAACACTACCTGAAAATGATTCGCGATCACACGTTGGCGGAACGCTGCAGTGGTCTAGATTTAATACGCGACGATTTCATGTTGAACGCCGCCGCTGAGCAGCAACGCGACTACCAACAATCCAACAGCCCCGAACGAACGCATACGCCCCCTAGCGGATTGGACGTGCATCATCTAACAGCCGTTCCCGAGCAGTTGTCTGCCAGTCACGGGCAGTACCTGTATTACGAACAACAACACCAAGGTCAAGCGGTGCAAGATCACGCCGAAATGGCGCCGCATTATCTGCACCAACAATCAAACTGGCACCAGCTCCCGAAGATGGCGTCACTGTCAAATTATTACGGGCAGGATAAATATAGCTACGGCGGCGGGGTGGGTTATGAGATGTATTACCCGGTAGCACAACCTGGAATGATGAGTTATCCGGTTTACCAGTCAACGGGATACCAACAGCATTACCAGAATCTACAGTCAGAATACCAGCATCAATTTGCAGGATATCCGCATCACTTAACGGGGTACCAACATCAGCAACCGCCCTCAGCACACGTCTCGCAGCAGAAGATGCCAAACGAGTCGTTACAGCAGCCGTTACTCGTCCAACAACAATACGAAAGGCAGGCAAATCAGGTACTGGCACCTGGCCAAGATTCAACAGCGTTAAACGACGCGTATAGAGCGACAAATACTAGCGCCCCTGCTATCGACCGCAAGTCGAACAACCTCGATTCgcatatttcatcaaataatgCGCAACCTGGAGGCAGTGATATGAACTACGATACGTACCCTCACCTTCCACAGCAGGTGAAGATAGTGCCGAAAAAAACACCGCGTGGCAGCAGTGACACCAACCAAAATACTCACGGCCACCACACGCCACAGGAAGTGACGTCGCGCgtcatgttttaccataaaacgCAAAACACTTCCGATGACTTCATCCTGTGCCCGATTTCCGGTCAGTTGAAAACCGGAAGTCACGCCGGACGGCATCGTCGTCGAAACAAACGTGACTCGACGAAATCGAACGGACGCAGCGATAACAGCACTGCCCAACGACACGAAGAAAGACAACCGTTCGAAGACGGTTCCAGTGGCGACTGCGGTGCTACTGAACGAGATACGGAGAACCTAACAACAGACGATCTTGGTGACGAGGGTGCAGACGAAATAAAACCAAGCGTTTCAACTTAG